The genomic window GTCTACGTCGACTCCCGCCTGCGCTGCTCCGGCGTCGCCGCCGCCCTCCTCGCCGAGGCCGCCTGCGACGCCGAGGTCCTCGGCGTCACCGCCCTCTGGCTCGGCACCCACGAGGGCAACAAGCGCGCCCAGAAGGCCTACCGCCGCGCCGGCTTCCGCAAGCGCGGCACCCGCAGCTACCTCGTCGGCGGCAGGCGCTGCCGCGACGTCGTCATGGTCCTCGATCCGAGGGAGCGCCGGTGAGGGCCCGCGAGGCGAGCGCCGCCGACCGCGCCGCCCACGCCCGCGACGAGTCCCAGGAACCCGTCGGTCGCCACCGCTTCCACCTGCTCGGCGTCGTCATCGGCGTCCTCGTCCTCACGGCCCTCATCCGGACCTTCGTCGTCCAGACCTACGTCATCCCCTCGGGCTCCATGGAGGACACCCTCCTCGAGGGGGACCGCGTCGCCGTCACCATGTACGACTCGACCGACATCCACCGCGGCGACGTCATCGTCTTCCGAGACCCCGACAACTGGCTCTCCGTCACCGACCCGACCGGCTGGCGCGGCGCCCTCCAGGACGTCCTCATCGCCATCCGCATCCTCCCCGAGGACGCCGGCCACCACCTCATCAAGCGCGTCATCGGCATGCCCGGGGACCACGTCGTCTCCGACGGGAACGGCTCGCTCACGGTCAACGGCGTCGCCCTCGACGAGAGCTACGTCAAGGACGGCCGCTCCGCCTCGGACATCGCCTTCGACGTCACCGTCCCCGACGGCTGCGTCTGGGTCATGGGGGACAACCGCTCCAACTCGGCCGACTCCCGCTACCACCAGAACGACTCCCACGGCGGCGCCGTGCCGTTGAGCGACGTCGTCGGGGTCGCCAAGGAGATCGTCTGGCCCCTGAGCAGGATCTCCGGCCTCGAGTCCGGTGAGTCCGCCTTCGCTGACGTCCCCAGCGCCACCGCCACGAGCGGCTCCGGCGGCGCGGCGCCCTCCGAGGCCACGACCGCCGCGACCCTCGCCGGCGCACCGGCCCCGACCGCTGGGACCGAGTCCGTCGACCCGGCCGTCGCCCTCCCGGAGGGCCTGCGTCGCCTCTCGCCGGCCGCATGAGCGGCTGACGCCCCGAGCCGGGCGGGCAGGGGCGCCTCGCGCACGGCGTGAGGTCGCGCACTCCTGCCCCATGGGCGCTGAGCGCGGCGGCGGCCCTGTGGCAGACTGGTGCGGCCCACGGGCCTCGGACCGCCACTGCCACTGGGGAGGCGGCCCAACCGACGGATCCGCGGGCGGCATGATCCGGCGCAGCCTCCGCCTCCACGCCCCGGCGCGGACGGGCGCGGCGCCGCCTACCAAGCGCTTCTGACCAGTGGCAGCTGCGTGGAGAGAACAATGAGCAACCTGATCGACGAGATCAACGCCGCGTCCCTGCGCGACGACGTCCCGGCCTTCCGCCCCGGCGACACCCTCAAGGTCCACGTCCGCGTGGTCGAGGGCAACCGCGAGCGCGTCCAGGTCTTCCAGGGCGTCGTCATCGCCCGCCAGGGCGCCGGCCTGTCCGAGACCTTCACGGTCCGCAAGGTCTCCTTCGGCGTCGGTGTCGAGCGCACCTTCCCGGTCCACACGCCCACGATCGAGAAGATCGAGGTCGTCACCCGCGGTGACGTGCGTCGCGCCAAGCTGTACTACCTGCGCGACCTGCGCGGCAAGGCCGCCAAGATCAAGGAGCGTCGCGAGGACTGAGCGCACGCGCTCTGCGGCCGCCCCGACCGGGACGGCCACCTCGACGCCTCGACGTCACTCCACGGCGCCCAGGACCCCAGCGGTCCAGGGCGCCGTCGCGTGCTCCCTGCGGCGCGGCGGCCGGCCACCCGTGTCAAGGCCCGCCTCCGGTGAGGCGCACCGCGCTGACACGACGGCCCGACCGGGCTCCGGGCGGGTACTGTCGCCGACGACGGAGAGGGGGAGCGATGAGCACTGCCGACCGCCCGCGCGCGGGCGCCGACGGCGGCGATGACGCCGCTCCCGCCCGCGTCCCCGAGCCCGCGCCGGACCAGGCGATCGGGGCCTTCGAGGACGAGCCCCTCTCCGAGATCGTCGCGCTGCGCCGCGCGCCCGTCGAGGACGCCGACCTCGCCCTCATCAGTCCCTACCACGAGGACCCCGAGGTCCCCGAGGAGCCCGCCCTCGGGCGCACGGGGACGGG from Actinomyces radicidentis includes these protein-coding regions:
- the lepB gene encoding signal peptidase I, which translates into the protein MRAREASAADRAAHARDESQEPVGRHRFHLLGVVIGVLVLTALIRTFVVQTYVIPSGSMEDTLLEGDRVAVTMYDSTDIHRGDVIVFRDPDNWLSVTDPTGWRGALQDVLIAIRILPEDAGHHLIKRVIGMPGDHVVSDGNGSLTVNGVALDESYVKDGRSASDIAFDVTVPDGCVWVMGDNRSNSADSRYHQNDSHGGAVPLSDVVGVAKEIVWPLSRISGLESGESAFADVPSATATSGSGGAAPSEATTAATLAGAPAPTAGTESVDPAVALPEGLRRLSPAA
- the rplS gene encoding 50S ribosomal protein L19, translating into MSNLIDEINAASLRDDVPAFRPGDTLKVHVRVVEGNRERVQVFQGVVIARQGAGLSETFTVRKVSFGVGVERTFPVHTPTIEKIEVVTRGDVRRAKLYYLRDLRGKAAKIKERRED